The proteins below are encoded in one region of Nocardioides marmorisolisilvae:
- a CDS encoding ABC transporter substrate-binding protein, with protein MNHNRWKLVTVLAAALMLVSACGGANDATAKGGDTKIKVAVLPLADYAPVYWAKDHGQFKDQGLDVTFENLPGGPVGVQKVVTGELQFAFSNPISSTIATSKGAPVQTVAMLSGLGKGELGIFVKADSPIKTMADLDKKTVGINTTNNVGDVTFAKLAKAQGIDAKPDWVEVPFPEMIDGVKNGSIQAGYLPEPFASAARQAGLRQVVDLVQGDNVGLPMSTFVTSTQYAKSNPDVVKKFATALNAARDQMAGNDAAFRAWWPKASSTDPAAAKVMHLPTFDVKLDVKEMQSIADFLSELGVIQGKYDAAKYTIVNEG; from the coding sequence ATGAATCACAATCGTTGGAAGCTCGTCACTGTTCTGGCTGCGGCCCTGATGCTGGTTAGTGCCTGTGGCGGAGCGAACGACGCCACGGCCAAGGGTGGAGACACCAAGATCAAGGTTGCCGTCCTCCCGCTGGCGGACTACGCACCCGTCTACTGGGCCAAGGACCACGGTCAGTTCAAGGACCAGGGCCTCGATGTCACCTTCGAGAACCTTCCTGGCGGCCCGGTGGGGGTGCAGAAGGTGGTCACGGGCGAACTGCAGTTCGCGTTCTCGAACCCGATCAGCTCCACCATCGCGACCAGCAAGGGCGCACCGGTCCAGACCGTCGCGATGCTGTCCGGACTCGGCAAGGGCGAGCTCGGTATCTTCGTGAAGGCCGACTCGCCGATCAAGACCATGGCCGACCTCGACAAGAAGACGGTCGGCATAAACACGACCAACAACGTCGGTGACGTCACCTTCGCGAAGCTGGCCAAGGCTCAGGGCATCGACGCCAAGCCCGACTGGGTCGAGGTGCCCTTCCCCGAGATGATCGACGGGGTCAAGAACGGCTCCATCCAGGCCGGCTACCTCCCCGAGCCGTTCGCGTCGGCCGCACGCCAGGCGGGGCTGCGCCAGGTCGTCGACCTGGTCCAGGGTGACAACGTGGGTCTCCCCATGTCGACGTTCGTGACCTCCACCCAGTACGCCAAGTCGAATCCTGACGTCGTGAAGAAGTTCGCCACCGCGCTCAACGCAGCCCGCGACCAGATGGCTGGCAACGACGCCGCGTTCCGCGCCTGGTGGCCCAAGGCATCGAGCACGGACCCGGCGGCCGCGAAGGTGATGCACCTGCCCACCTTCGATGTGAAGCTGGACGTCAAGGAGATGCAGAGCATCGCTGACTTCCTCTCCGAGCTGGGCGTCATCCAGGGCAAGTACGACGCTGCGAAGTACACGATCGTCAACGAAGGCTGA
- a CDS encoding ABC transporter substrate-binding protein has product MKNKPLAAVFVAAGAAVTACGSGGGNAGSDAEGDSTTTVKVGVLPLADYSPVYWAKDKGLFEKHGLDVKLEPLQGGPVGVQKVVTGELQFSFANSISTTIAAAKGAPVQTVALGSSLGKGSNNIYVEADSPIKTLVDLDGRTVGTNTLSNVGDVAFANLAKSKGINAKPDWIEVPFPEMIPGVQNGSIEAGYVPEPFATSARQAGLREIVELVQGPNEALPVTTFVTSTQYAKSEPEVVQKFAVTMNEARAQIAANEDEFRSWLPKATGTDPAAAKEMKLPLFDVELDHAGMQRIADVLIGLHLIEGNYKVDDHIITTKD; this is encoded by the coding sequence GTGAAGAACAAGCCGTTGGCGGCCGTCTTTGTTGCAGCGGGGGCAGCCGTCACCGCTTGCGGATCTGGCGGAGGGAACGCCGGGAGCGATGCGGAAGGCGACTCCACGACCACGGTCAAGGTCGGCGTGCTTCCCCTGGCTGACTACTCACCGGTCTATTGGGCGAAGGACAAGGGCCTCTTTGAGAAGCATGGCCTCGACGTGAAGCTGGAGCCGTTGCAGGGTGGTCCTGTGGGCGTGCAGAAGGTGGTCACCGGGGAGCTCCAGTTCAGCTTCGCCAACTCGATCAGCACGACCATCGCTGCCGCAAAGGGGGCGCCGGTGCAGACGGTGGCCCTCGGCTCGAGCCTCGGCAAGGGGAGCAACAACATCTATGTGGAGGCTGATTCGCCGATCAAAACACTGGTTGACCTGGATGGGCGGACAGTCGGCACGAACACTCTCAGCAACGTTGGCGATGTGGCATTCGCCAACCTGGCGAAGTCCAAGGGCATCAACGCGAAGCCAGACTGGATCGAGGTGCCCTTCCCCGAGATGATCCCGGGGGTCCAGAACGGCTCCATCGAGGCCGGCTATGTGCCCGAGCCATTTGCCACCTCGGCGCGTCAGGCCGGCTTGCGCGAGATCGTCGAACTGGTGCAAGGCCCCAATGAAGCTCTGCCTGTGACGACGTTCGTGACCAGCACGCAGTACGCGAAGTCCGAGCCCGAGGTTGTGCAGAAGTTCGCGGTGACCATGAACGAAGCTCGCGCACAGATTGCCGCCAACGAGGACGAGTTCCGCAGCTGGCTCCCGAAGGCGACCGGCACCGATCCGGCTGCCGCCAAGGAGATGAAGTTGCCGCTCTTCGATGTTGAGCTCGATCACGCTGGCATGCAGCGCATCGCCGACGTACTCATCGGCCTCCACCTCATCGAGGGCAACTACAAGGTCGACGACCACATCATCACCACCAAGGACTGA